The sequence CACTGAGTTCGCGTTCCAGTGCGGCCGCCAGCAGGCGATCCGACTCGCTGGTCGGATCCACGGCATGGCCGACTTCGTCCTCTGTCTCAACGTCCCGGCCGCTCGAATGATCGCTCGCGCTCTCGCCTGCAGAGGCCGCGTCCACCTCGACCTGCCGGTCGTCATCATCACGGAAGAGCACGGCCACGCAGCCGTCCGCCCGCTGGTCCCGCGCCAGATGGCCGGCGAACTGGCGGGCATAGACGGAGTGGTCCGCCCACGTCCTCACCGTGCCGGGGTCCCAGTCGCAACGCAGGACGGCTCCCAGGTTCCGGCCGGTCATGCTGATGGCCGCCAGGCTGTTGCGTGGCGGAAAGCCCATGGTGTGATGGATGTAGCTGACCAGATCGGCCACGCCGGCGACCTTGACCGGGGCGGGGATCGAGGCCGGCAAGCCGGGACGGACACGGTCGTCGGGCAGGTCTGTGTGCATGACCTCCACGCTTCCGTCTCCCTGCCGGACACGGAACCGCCCACACCCCCGACTGTGGGGCTGTGGGCGGTCTCTGCCGGGTGTGGAGTACCGGTCTAGTCCTGAGGGCGGCTGTCCGGCCCCTCCGCCGGGTCGCCCTCGGTGCCCTCTGGGGCGGTGGGGCCAGCAGGGCCCTCAGAGTCCACCTCGGCATCCCCGACCGCGGCCGCCCAGTGCTCCTCCGGCTGCACGCCCCCGCCGGCGTCCAACGCATGGCGCGGCTGGCTCTGCAGGTATTCCTCGACGGCCGCGCCCAACTCCTCGGCATCGGGGACCTGCTCGTCCGGACCCACCAACAGGGAGCGGCCGGCCCCGGGCGAGTTCTGGTCGAAATTCTTCTCCAGGCCTTCCACCATGGCGGTGACCTCACGGGACGAGCCGGTCTGGCGGTCGAGCTCGCGGTCCACCTCGCGGCCCCGTTCGCGCAACTTCTCAGTGGGGAGCATGAGGCCCAGGGCGGCCCCCACGTACTCCAGCGCGGCGACGGCGGCCTGCGGGTAGGCGGCATCGTTGAGGTAGTGCGGGACGTGGAGGGTGTACCCGGTGGTACCGCGGTGGTGCTCGTCCAGCCGCAACTCCAGCAGCTGACCGACGCCGGACACCATCCGTGCCTGGGGGCTCCAGGTGGACAGGCCCGCCACCAACTCGTCGCGATTCCCATGGGCCGTCACGCCGAGGGGCCGAGTATGCGGCACGGGCATGGGCACGGCGTCCACCAGGGCGACGAGCTTGACGTCCAGCTTCTCCACCAGGAACAGCACCGAGGAGACGAAACGCTCCCACTGGTAGTCCGGTTCAGGCCCGGACAGCAACAGGAATGGCCGGCCCAGGGCGTCTGAGACCAGGTGCAGCTGCAGCCGAGGGGTCTGGTAGTCGCGGAAGCGCTCGCCGTCAAAGGTGATCTGCGGCCGGCGTGAGCGGTAGTCGATCAACTGGTCCGCGTCGAAGCTGGCCAGCAGCTTGTGGTCCAACGAGTCGAAGACGGTGTCCCGCACCTGTTCGGAGAGGTGACCGGCATCCATGTGCCCGCCGAAGACGGCCAGCATGCCCAGGCCGCGCAGCGCTGTGGCACCGTCGAAGCCACCGGCCAACAGGTCGCGGCCGGCCGGCTCGAGCGAAAACAGCGTGGTGGGGTCCTGCATGGTGCGTCCTTCCGGTGCCTCGGGTCAGGGGGCAGTACATCGGGGCCGGGCCGATCAGCGGTTCCAGCCCCTGTTGGTGATACCAACGTACTGTGGCCTGCGCCTATTCCGTGGCTAGGATCGAGGCAGACCCGGAACCACCGCCCATGCTCATCGCCATCGAGGGGAACCACCCACGTGATCAACGATTTCAGCCCTGTCCTGACCGCCATCGGACCCAAGCTGTCCCAGAACAGCAAGAATGCCGCCTCGGCCCTGGTCATCGGCGTCTGCTCCACCGATGATGGGCCGGTGCTGTTGCCGAACCCGCTTCCCGACGCCGGCGCGCGCGCCCTGGCGGATTCGCTCGAGGCACTCGGCGTCACGGGCGCCGCCGACGAGGTCGTGCGGATCCCGGGGCTGGATCCCCTGCCGTTCCCCCTGCTGGTGCTGACCGGCGTCGGCCGGATCACCGGCGAGCCGGGTGCGGGGGTGTCCACCGAGGCCGTGCGCCGAGCCTCCGGTGCAGCCGTCCGCAAGCTTTCGGGCACCGACTCCGTGGCTCTGGGCCTGCCAGCCGAGACCCCCGAGCTGCTGGGCGCGATTGCCGAGGGAGCCGCCCTGGCCGCCTACTCGTTCACCGCCTTCCGCTCGGCCGAGGCCCAGGCGAAGGGGAAGAACCCGGTGGAGCGCGCCGCCGTCGTGACCTCCCTGAAGCCCAAGGTGACCGGGCCGGTGCTGCAGCGCGCCGCCGTCGTGGCCCGCGCGGTCCGTGCGACCCGCGACCTGGTCAACACGCCCCCGTCCCACCTGTTCCCGGCGTCCTTCGCCGAGGAGGTGACCGAGGCCGTACGGCCGCTGCCGATCAAGGTCACGGTGTGGGATGAGAAGAAGCTGGAGAAGGACGGATTCGGCGGCATCCTCAACGTCGGCAAGGGATCCTCACGGCCCCCGCGGCTGGTCAAGCTCGAGTACACGCCGGCAACGGCCGGCCGGAACGCCCCGCACATCGCCTTCGTCGGCAAGGGCATCACCTTTGATTCCGGCGGCCTGTCCCTGAAGCCGCCGACCTCCATGACCACGATGAAGTCGGACATGGCCGGAGCGGCGACCGTGGCGTCCGTGGTCGCCGCCGCGGCCGAACTCGAGCTGCCCGTCAAGGTCACCGGTTGGCTGTGCATGGCCGAGAACATGCCCTCCGCCACCGCCCAGCGCCCCTCCGACGTCATCACGATGTACGGCGGCAAGACCGTCGAGGTCATGAACAC comes from Citricoccus muralis and encodes:
- a CDS encoding PAC2 family protein; this translates as MQDPTTLFSLEPAGRDLLAGGFDGATALRGLGMLAVFGGHMDAGHLSEQVRDTVFDSLDHKLLASFDADQLIDYRSRRPQITFDGERFRDYQTPRLQLHLVSDALGRPFLLLSGPEPDYQWERFVSSVLFLVEKLDVKLVALVDAVPMPVPHTRPLGVTAHGNRDELVAGLSTWSPQARMVSGVGQLLELRLDEHHRGTTGYTLHVPHYLNDAAYPQAAVAALEYVGAALGLMLPTEKLRERGREVDRELDRQTGSSREVTAMVEGLEKNFDQNSPGAGRSLLVGPDEQVPDAEELGAAVEEYLQSQPRHALDAGGGVQPEEHWAAAVGDAEVDSEGPAGPTAPEGTEGDPAEGPDSRPQD
- a CDS encoding leucyl aminopeptidase: MINDFSPVLTAIGPKLSQNSKNAASALVIGVCSTDDGPVLLPNPLPDAGARALADSLEALGVTGAADEVVRIPGLDPLPFPLLVLTGVGRITGEPGAGVSTEAVRRASGAAVRKLSGTDSVALGLPAETPELLGAIAEGAALAAYSFTAFRSAEAQAKGKNPVERAAVVTSLKPKVTGPVLQRAAVVARAVRATRDLVNTPPSHLFPASFAEEVTEAVRPLPIKVTVWDEKKLEKDGFGGILNVGKGSSRPPRLVKLEYTPATAGRNAPHIAFVGKGITFDSGGLSLKPPTSMTTMKSDMAGAATVASVVAAAAELELPVKVTGWLCMAENMPSATAQRPSDVITMYGGKTVEVMNTDAEGRLVMADGLVAATDETPDAVIDIATLTGAQMIALGNRTTGVMGTEDLRTELVAAADASGETAWAMPIPEDQRASLDSTVADLSNVGDRFGGMMTAAAFLREFVDAGRAPEAAQAEPTPWAHLDIAGPSFNDSGAYGYTPKDATGVMVRTLVAYLERRSGLPRGK